The nucleotide window TTTCTCCGCCGGCGCTGTATCGCGGAGCGCCGCCTCATAAGCGAGGAACGTCCGCCCGTCCGCTGCGGTGACCTGCGCAGCCGGCCCATCTGCAGTGTCAATGACGACGGCGGCTGTCCCCGCTTCAGCGGTACGGCGGGCGAACTCCGAGATGGACCCGACCTCGAAGCTGAATTCGAAGGTCGGCTCGTCAGCGACATGTAGTGCGACCCGCCCACTGTCCGCGGCGAAAACCCGCCAACCGGGAGCGTCTTCGATGAGAGCGAGGCCGAGAGTGGTGAACAGGTCCGAGAAAGCGTCGACGTTCGGGGTGAAAACGATGGGTCGTACCCTGAGCATTACTTCTCCTCATCCTGAATGTGCAGCTTGCAATCTAGCTCAACACACCGTCCAGTAGCCTGAACCCATGGCCGCTGACCTGCCCGAACTGCTCCTGCCTGACGCCCCGCGCTGGCGGGTGTGGCTGGAGGAGAACCATGCGTCGTCGTCGGGAGTGTGGCTGGTCCTCCACAAGAAGGGCGGAGCGGTGACCACTCTGACCTGGGCTACTGCTCTCGATGAGGCTTTGTGTTTCGGCTGGATTGACGGCCAGGCCAGAAAGCGCGACGACGAGAGCAGCTTCCAGCGCTTCACACCGCGCGGGCCGCAGAGCATCTGGTCGCTGCGCAATGTAGGGCACATTGAACGGCTGGAAGCGGAAGGCAAGATGCGGGATGCTGGTCGCGCCGCCGTCGAACGTGCCAAGGCGAACGGGCGGTGGGAGCGCGCATACGCGGGGCCGGCCACCGCCGTCGTGCCGGATGATCTCGCAGCCGCGATAGCGGCGAATCCGGACGCGCAGGCGATGTTTGACGTGCTCACTTCGCAGAACCGGTACGCGCTCATCTTCCGGCTCGGTCAGCTGAAGACAGAGGCCGGGCGGAAGAAAAGAATCGAGGCCTTCGTCGACATGCTCGCACGGCACGAGGCGCCCTATCCGCAGAAGCGGAAGCCCTGAGGGCCGCGCTTCAGCCGCGGTCGGTGTAGCGGCCTTCGGTCTGCCTCGGCGCGCGGTGGCCAAGGGAGACGTATCGGCCGCGGATTGCATCGGCAGGAACCATTCCGGAGTGTTGGGTAGTGACGTAGCTGCCGGTGGTTGCAGGGCGTGATTGCGTTGTCACGTAGGCGCCGCCGGGAAGT belongs to Arthrobacter tumbae and includes:
- a CDS encoding YdeI/OmpD-associated family protein produces the protein MAADLPELLLPDAPRWRVWLEENHASSSGVWLVLHKKGGAVTTLTWATALDEALCFGWIDGQARKRDDESSFQRFTPRGPQSIWSLRNVGHIERLEAEGKMRDAGRAAVERAKANGRWERAYAGPATAVVPDDLAAAIAANPDAQAMFDVLTSQNRYALIFRLGQLKTEAGRKKRIEAFVDMLARHEAPYPQKRKP